DNA sequence from the Salifodinibacter halophilus genome:
TCCGATGTTGCTTGTGAATGGCATCAAAAATCTTGCGATGCAGTTGATCGAGCACGCCGAGTTGTCGCTCGGTGTAATAGATGCGTGCATAGGTTTTCGCACCGCTACCGAATAAAACGGGCGAGCGGTCGAAGACGACGTCATCGCCAAGCGTTTGGATCCATTTTTCGAGCGTCGGCTCGAACTTGAAACAGTGCGGGCAGCTATATAAAAAGAATTCTCGAACCCGAATGGGTGCCGACGCAGACCGCTTTACAGGTTTATCGATGACCTTGTAGTCCTGTCCTGGTTGATAGCGCGCCACCTCGTTGCCAGCCATCGCGGTAGCAGCAGCCATCATGCCCGCCAGGGCAACACCTATAAATGTGAATCGACGCATATCGTTTCCAGACAACAAAACATAAGCGATACGCTATGGTACGCCGCAATCCCCCCAGCGTGCGATACGATTTTCGACACGGCATCCGCCCCAAACGTTCAACATGCCCGACAACATCCCCGAATCCGCCTCATTTCAGCGGATGGCCTTCGAGTGCTCGGCGCCCGAGCCGCCGGTTTTCC
Encoded proteins:
- a CDS encoding thiol:disulfide interchange protein DsbA/DsbL, which encodes MRRFTFIGVALAGMMAAATAMAGNEVARYQPGQDYKVIDKPVKRSASAPIRVREFFLYSCPHCFKFEPTLEKWIQTLGDDVVFDRSPVLFGSGAKTYARIYYTERQLGVLDQLHRKIFDAIHKQHRSLQSRGTIRAFFKQHGVSGKRFKKAYDSQSVKQNVTQAEKRMRRFGVRAVPSLEVAGRYWVSGRAAGSNERMLKVAKYLIAKTRRARQSSESE